A region of the Candidatus Methylomirabilota bacterium genome:
TAACGGGCTCGATCGGCCCGGGCGGCGCTCGTCCAGTCGGTCACCGGCTCCGCGGTGAAGAACGCCGTCAGCATCGATCCCACCCGGTTGATCGTCGCCGGCACTCGCGCGCGGGCGGCGGCCTCCCGGAGTCCAGCCTCGAGCGCGCCGGCCCGGGTCTCGAGCGTCTCGTACACGCCCGGCTCCCGCAGCACCCGGAGCGTTTCAAGGCCGGCCGCCACCGCGAGCGGGTTCCCCGACAGCGTTCCCGCCTGGTAGACCCCGCCCAGCGGCGAGACGCACTCCATGATCTCGCGCCGTCCGCCATACGCCCCGACCGGCAGCCCGCCTCCGATGATCTTGCCGAGGATCGTGAGGTCGGCGTCCACGCCATACCGGGCCTGCGCGCCCCCGTAGGCGACCCGGAAGCCCGAGATCACCTCGTCGAAGATCAGGAGGGTGCCATGGCGGGCCGTCAGCTCGCGGAGCCCGGCCAGGAACCCCGGGGCGGGCGGGACCACTCCCATGTTCCCGGCGATGGGCTCGACGATGATCGCGGCCACGTTCGGCCCTTCGGCTTCGAGAACCGCACCAACGGCGTCGAGGTCATTGTAGGGCACGGTCACCGTGAGCCGGGCCAGCTCCGGCGGGACGCCGAGGCTGTCCGGCACCCCGAAGGTCGCGCCACCCGACCCCGCCTTCACGAGCAAGCTGTCGGCGTGGCCGTGGTAGCAGCCCTCGAACTTCACCAGCTTGGTTCGACCCGTGAAGCCACGCGCCACCCGGAGCGCGCCCATGGCGGCCTCGGTGCCCGAGGAGACCAGGCGCAGCATCTCGATCGACGGGACGGCCTCCGTGATCGCGCGGGCGAGCTCGACCTCGCCGGGCGTGGGTGCCCCGTAGGTGGTCCCTCGGTCGAGCGCGACGCGGATCGCGTCGAGGACCCGCTTGGGCGCGTGGCCGAGGATGAGCGGGCCCCACGACATCACGTAGTCGAGATAACTCCGACCGTCCACGTCGGTCAGGCGCGCCCCCTCGCCGCGGGCCACGAAGAAGGGCGTGCCGCCAACCCCCCGGAAGGACCGGACCGGGCTGTTCACGCCCCCTGGCATCAGCCGAGCCGCCTCGGCGAAGTATTCCTCGGACGTCACCGCTCCTCCCCTGGCTCGCCGGCGTCCTCCAGCGCAGCATCCTCCACGTCGAGCCCGAACAGCTCACGCACGAACGACCGGAAGCGCGCCCCACCCGGCGCGGCCTGGGCCGCCTTCAGGTGCTCGACGGGCCCGTGCAGGATCTTGTTCACCAGCGTGATCGACAAGGCCTCCAGCACCGCGCGGGCCGGGGGCGGCGCCTCGCCGAGCCGGGCCAGCGCACGCTCCACCTCC
Encoded here:
- the hemL gene encoding glutamate-1-semialdehyde 2,1-aminomutase, producing MTSEEYFAEAARLMPGGVNSPVRSFRGVGGTPFFVARGEGARLTDVDGRSYLDYVMSWGPLILGHAPKRVLDAIRVALDRGTTYGAPTPGEVELARAITEAVPSIEMLRLVSSGTEAAMGALRVARGFTGRTKLVKFEGCYHGHADSLLVKAGSGGATFGVPDSLGVPPELARLTVTVPYNDLDAVGAVLEAEGPNVAAIIVEPIAGNMGVVPPAPGFLAGLRELTARHGTLLIFDEVISGFRVAYGGAQARYGVDADLTILGKIIGGGLPVGAYGGRREIMECVSPLGGVYQAGTLSGNPLAVAAGLETLRVLREPGVYETLETRAGALEAGLREAAARARVPATINRVGSMLTAFFTAEPVTDWTSAARADRARYAAFFHAILARGIYLAPSQFEAAFLSLAHSPDDVAATADAARAALGAVSG